CGCAGCAGGTTCACGGGCATCCTTCGCCCGGCGCTGGTGCGGTCCGGAACCCATCTTCGGCCACGCGACGCCCAGGTTGGCGGATTTCCGGCCCGAGGGGCCGCCCGGGAGCCGGGTTCAGCTGCCGAAAAGCTCGATTCGGGCGCTGTGGCCCGGCGCACCCGCCAGACGCGAATCACAGGTGATCAACGATGCCCCCAGCGCTTCGGCCAGCGCGACGAATGCCGCATCGTAGGCGGTCAGGTTGTGGCGAAGCTCCCAAATCCGGCCCGCCAGGGGCTGATGCGGGTATCTGACGATCGTAAGCTCGCCGAAGTCCCGCAAAGCGTCGGTAGCTCGGTCTTCGCTCAACTGCGATCCGGCAGCCAGACGCCTGAGTGCGTGAAGGATCTCGATGTCGATCAGGTGTGGAGCGTGGAGGTCGGAGTCACCCGCGAGGCGGTCCACCAGCTCCGACATGGGCGGCCGGGCGATCAGGGCGGATAGGACGGCTGAACTATCGACAACCAGCACCTGCTGGGATCAGTCCCGGTCGCGGCCGGAACGGACCGAATCTACGATGTCCTCCACTCCAGCGCCTCCACTGCGTCCGATGGCAAGGCGAAGGACGTCTGAAACCGCAGGCCTTTCAGCGACGCGTGTGAGCTCGGACAGCAGGTACTCGGACAGAGAGACTCCGGCCCGGGAGGCTCGCTCCCTCAGTGTTCGGTGAACGGAGTCGGGCACGTCTCTGATCTGAATCGACTTCATACGACCAGTTTACATGCACATTGGGTGTGTAACATGCACTCTGCGTTGTGGCTCTAAACCTCCGTCACAACCGGCAGGATGATCGGCCGCCGGCCGGTCCGCTTCCAGACGAAGCTGCCCAACGACTTGCGCACCTTGCGACGCACCGCCGTGTAGTCGGAGATCTCGTCGTCGGCCAGGCCGTGCAGGGCTTCCCGGACCACTTCTTTGGCCTCCTCCAGGAACTCGGAGGACTCGTCGCCGAACACGAAGCCCCGGGAGATAACGTCCGGGCCGGCCAGGATGTCGCCGTTGTAGGAGTCGATGGTGACCACGCAGACCACCACCCCCTCGTCGGCCAGGACGCGGCGGTCCCGCAGGACCTCGTCGCCCACGTCGCCGATGCCCAGGCCGTCGACGAAGACGAACCCCGCCTCCACGTGCTGCTCGGACTTTTTGACCACCCCGGCGGTCATCTCCAGGACGTTGCCGTCCTCCATGACGATCACGTGATCCGGCTTGATTCCCACCTGGTGGGCAAGCTCGGCGTGCAGCGCCAGGTGGTGGTACTCACCGTGGACCGGGACGAACCAGTTCGGCCCGACCAGCTCGAGCATGTGTTTCAGGTCCTCGGCCGAGGCGTGGCCCGAGACGTGGACCTTGTTCAGCGGAGGGGCGATGACCTTGGCGCCGATGCGGAACAGGCCGTCGATCACCCGGCGCACCGCAGACTCGTTACCCGGGATCGGCGTGGCGGACAGGACGACGGTGTCGCCCTTGTGCAGCTGGATCCACTTGTGCTCCCGGGCCGACATCAGCGACAGGGCCGACAGGGGCTCGCCCTGGGAGCCGGTGGATACGATCACCACCTTGTCCTCGGGGTACTGCCCGACCTGGTCGATGGGGATCACCATCCAGTCCGGCACCTTGACATAACCCAGCTCCTGCGCCACCCGCATGTTGTTCAGCATGCTGCGGCCGAGGAAGGCGACGACTTTGCTCTCGGCCTCGGCGGCGGTCAGCACCTGCTGCACCCGGTGGATGTTCGATGCAAAACAGGCAACTATGACCCGTCCTTTGGCGCTGCGGATCACGTCGTGGATCGGCTCGCCCACCGTGCGCTCCGACGGGGTGTGCCCCGGGTGGTCGGCGTTGGTGGAGTCGCCGAGGAACAGGTCGATGCCGTGGGCGGCCACCTCGCCGATTCCCTCGAGGTCGGTGGGCCGGTCGCCGATCGGGTAGGCGTCCAGCTTGTAGTCGCTGGTGTAGAAGATCGTTCCGGCCGGGGTCCTGATGTGGGTCCCGAGGCAGTCCGGGATCGAGTGCACCATGTTGAAGAAGCGCAGGTCGAACGGACCGAGCTTCAGGGTCCCCGGAGCGGACACCTCCTTCAGCTTCGAGTTGTCCAGCACCCGGTGCTCCTCCAACTTCGCCCTGAGGATCCCCAGAGTCAGCTTGGCGCCGTAGATCGCGGGGACGTCCATCTCCTTCAGCAGGTAGGCCAGGCCGCCGATGTGGTCCTCGTGGGCGTGGGTCAGCAGGACGCCGACCACCTGGTCCTTGCGTTCCTTGAGGTAGGTGAAGTCGGGCAGGACCAGGTCCACGCCCAACATCTCCTCGGTGGGGAACATCAGTCCCACGTCGATCACGAGGATCTTGCCCCCGTGCTCGAACAGTGTCATGTTTCGGCCGATCTCCCCCAGGCCTCCGAGGAAAATGATCTTGGTGGTGTCCTTACCTGCGCTGCTGCTGTTGTTCGTGCGCTTTTTCGGCGACAAGCCGTACTCCTTATTTAAGGACGCCTGCCGAGGTGAGCACGTCCTGAAGTAGGGCTCGCTGCGCATCGTCTGCAGGTATCAGCGGCAGGCGGGGTCCGCCTACCTTGTGGCCGAGAAGTTCCATACAGGCCTTCACGGGTATCGGGTTCGTGGTGATGCCCATAGCGTCGAAGACGGGCATTAAATCTAGGTGGATCTTGCGGGCCCCGGCCGGGTCGCCGGAGGCGAACAGCCGGATCATCTCCGCCATCTGAGGGCCGACCGCGTGCGAGGCGACGGCGATCACGCCGACCGCCCCCACACTCAGCCAGGGAAGGGTGTCGGCGTCGTTGCCGCAGTAGACCTGGAAGCCCTCGGGGGCGTCGGCGACCAGCCGGGCGACCCCCTGGACGCTTCCGACTGCGTCCTTGACCGCGACGACGTTGTCGATCTGTGCCAGTTCGACAATCGTCGCATGGTCGATCTTCACCACGCTGCGGGCCGGGATGTCGTAGAGGATGATCGGGAGGGAGGTCGATTCGGCGACCGACCGGAAGTGGGCGAGCAGGCCCGCCTGCGGCGGCTTGTTGTAGTAGGGAGTGACCACCAGGGCGGCGTCCAGGCCGTCCTCCTCGGCGGCTTTGGTGAGGTGGATGGCGTGCGCGGTGTCGTTGCTGCCGGTCCCGCCGATGATGGTGGTCCGGTCCCCCACCGCCTCCTTCACCGCCCGCCAGAGGTCCCGCTGCTCGCCGTCGGTCAGCGTCGATGCCTCACCGGTCGAGCCGGCCACAACGAGCCCGTCGGAGCCGTTGTCGAGGAGCCAGGACGCGACCCTTTGGGCCTCGTCGAAGTCGACGTTGCCATCGGAGTCGAAGGGAGTCACCATTGCGGTGATGAGGTCCCCGAATCGCCCGCCCATTACTGCTCCTTATCCAAGGGGACTTCCCGATCCGTTCGGTATTACAACGGATGGGTCCGGCCGAAGGGACCGCGTTCGAATGCTGCTCGAAAGGGTCGTCCAGGCGATTGTAACAACGGTCGGTGCTCCGTGAGCTTTCTACTCAAGTGGGGCGACGAATCCGTGAGGGTGATCTCGCACGCGGAGGAGACGGATCTGACCTCCCGCTACGACCAGGCGTTCCCCAGCGTCTGGCCCGAGTTCAACATGCACGGCGACGTCTTGCACCCACTCTGGGGACGCCTCTACGAGGAGTTCGCCGCATTCCAGTTCGTCCTGGTGAACGACCGCACCAAC
This genomic interval from Actinomycetota bacterium contains the following:
- a CDS encoding ribonuclease J, which produces MSPKKRTNNSSSAGKDTTKIIFLGGLGEIGRNMTLFEHGGKILVIDVGLMFPTEEMLGVDLVLPDFTYLKERKDQVVGVLLTHAHEDHIGGLAYLLKEMDVPAIYGAKLTLGILRAKLEEHRVLDNSKLKEVSAPGTLKLGPFDLRFFNMVHSIPDCLGTHIRTPAGTIFYTSDYKLDAYPIGDRPTDLEGIGEVAAHGIDLFLGDSTNADHPGHTPSERTVGEPIHDVIRSAKGRVIVACFASNIHRVQQVLTAAEAESKVVAFLGRSMLNNMRVAQELGYVKVPDWMVIPIDQVGQYPEDKVVIVSTGSQGEPLSALSLMSAREHKWIQLHKGDTVVLSATPIPGNESAVRRVIDGLFRIGAKVIAPPLNKVHVSGHASAEDLKHMLELVGPNWFVPVHGEYHHLALHAELAHQVGIKPDHVIVMEDGNVLEMTAGVVKKSEQHVEAGFVFVDGLGIGDVGDEVLRDRRVLADEGVVVCVVTIDSYNGDILAGPDVISRGFVFGDESSEFLEEAKEVVREALHGLADDEISDYTAVRRKVRKSLGSFVWKRTGRRPIILPVVTEV
- the dapA gene encoding 4-hydroxy-tetrahydrodipicolinate synthase, yielding MGGRFGDLITAMVTPFDSDGNVDFDEAQRVASWLLDNGSDGLVVAGSTGEASTLTDGEQRDLWRAVKEAVGDRTTIIGGTGSNDTAHAIHLTKAAEEDGLDAALVVTPYYNKPPQAGLLAHFRSVAESTSLPIILYDIPARSVVKIDHATIVELAQIDNVVAVKDAVGSVQGVARLVADAPEGFQVYCGNDADTLPWLSVGAVGVIAVASHAVGPQMAEMIRLFASGDPAGARKIHLDLMPVFDAMGITTNPIPVKACMELLGHKVGGPRLPLIPADDAQRALLQDVLTSAGVLK
- a CDS encoding type II toxin-antitoxin system VapC family toxin, which encodes MLVVDSSAVLSALIARPPMSELVDRLAGDSDLHAPHLIDIEILHALRRLAAGSQLSEDRATDALRDFGELTIVRYPHQPLAGRIWELRHNLTAYDAAFVALAEALGASLITCDSRLAGAPGHSARIELFGS